CTGATGCTTAGGCATATCCCatcttttgcattatttggctatGCAGGGCGTACAGTTGAAGAAACACATTGATGCGACATTTGGAAATGGTAATTTGAGAGATGCTGTACGGTTGCCTCCTGGAGAGGATCTCAATGAATGGTTGGCTGTTAATAGTAAGTTTTTTATTGCAACATGTTCGTAAGAAAACTAAGTTTTCCATATTACTAAAAATCATCTTCTTTTTCACAGCTGTTGATTTCTTCAATCAGGTGAACATACTGTACGGCACACTGATGGAGTTCTGCACGCCTTCCACATGCCCAACGATGACAGCTGGATCGAAGTAAGATGCTAGCCTTCTTGGGAACATTCATTTATATATCATTTTAGATCTATCTGTTGATTTATTATACAAGGGTAACTTTGAttagagaaaaatatgcatttCAGGTTTGAGTATAGATGGGCCGACGGAGTGCAGATCAAGAAACCTATCGAGGTTTCGGCACCAAAATATGTGGAGTATTTGATGGACTGGATTGAGATCCAACTTGATGATGAGTCCATATTCCCTAAAAAACTTGGTAGTTACAACTTATAACATACTGCCTAGTTTAGAACCGACATTAACCATGTTAATTTTGTGTTAGGACTTAGGAGGGGTGCATTTTATCAATCGAGTGAATTGAACTATTTGTGCAGGAACACCTTTCCCACAAAATTTTCGAGATGTTGTGAAGACAATATTCAAGCGCCTTTTCCGTGTTTATGCTCATATTTACCACACTCATTTTCAGAAAATTGTGAGCCTGAAGGAAGAAGCCCATCTTAACACATGCTTCAAGCATTTTACATTGTTCACCTGCGTAAGTTGCATCCTGATCTATGTACTAGCCTATTCTACATGACCATATTGGAACACACCATCTTATGATGCATTTTGTTCAATATTTGTTGTTGACCCTTTTTCTAACATCTGGATTTTTGAATTATACGTAGATGTAAACGTATCCCTGTTAGATCTAGTTAGTTGTGATTGGACCGATTCCATGTGATAGAGAATGTTCAACACATGATTTTTTTCCGCCAATGATAAATTAATGAGTTACTTGTTAATGCTAGTTCCTAATTTTGTTCCTTCTGTAGGAGTTCAAATTGATCGACAAGGCTGAACTTGCACCACTTATTGATCTTATTGAATCAATCGTGACTGTTTGCTAAGATGTCAACAAGGAGAGTGGAACATTTTCCCTagtttatttgggcattttctagGGTACAATGAGTTGTGCATGAGAGTGAGACTGAGGCAAAAATTGCCAAAGAAAACATATTTTGCATTTATTGTTTTTGTCATTTACATGAGTTTGAGTAACATTGCTGTACTTACATATGAACCCCTGGTCCAACCAGTTAGAGGACACATTATCTACTGTGTTTGTGGAACAATATTATTCCTTTTTAACTATGGACTTATGTAACATAATTAGAGATAATAACGAATTTCTTGACACAAAAGTAAAAAATCATAGATGAATGTAAACGGGAGTAAAAGAAGTGTTTTCTTTTATACCAGAATATTGTATTTTATCTCAAGTACTCCCTCTATCCCGGTTTATTAGGCccttcttattttgggctaaagttTGACTTAAAAATTTAACTAAAAAATGTAAACTGATGTCACAAAAATTATCTTGTCGGAATGctctttcaaatacaaatccaacagtATAATTTTTTATAGCATATACTTTATATTTTATTAGTCTATAGATGGCCGAAGTCTGGCCCAAAATACGAAGGGGcctaataaacccagacggagcTAGTAGTAGCTTCCACTTATCAAATATATTTGTTGTAGTCTTTTTATTAAGGGGTCCAAAGTTGTCAttagaaaccatggccacctataggactaagggccccttgctggttcggcagggggacgtcgcgttgcacaaagagcagaagaacaTGCGGCAGCGCGACAGCgatcacacaggcagttttacccATGTTCAGGCCGCCGTGAgttgtaaaaccctactcctgctttggtggattgatggtggaagaacaGTGGTTGAGTGTAGTACACTTGCCtggcaggggcggcagtggctacgcgcgtatgggtgtgtgtgttgtccaaccttctaaccctttctacgattgccacgggcctccttttatagattaaggggtcaccacaatggcaaaacagtcattatggactggtaagatagcaaacagtgctatcatacctaactctgcaggctgacagggcgcattaaatgcgccgctcaacatCACATCATTGCTTGCCCGGCAAGCCTAGCCGGGCTCGTCTTGCCAGCTTCACGTCTGCTCGCTTGAcacatcgcaggacgggtgtcatctgtaggaaTTTCCCGTAGAGAAAAGTCGCCATTTGACAAATGGctaccacttagtcactt
This DNA window, taken from Triticum aestivum cultivar Chinese Spring chromosome 1D, IWGSC CS RefSeq v2.1, whole genome shotgun sequence, encodes the following:
- the LOC123167015 gene encoding MOB kinase activator-like 1A; its protein translation is MQGVQLKKHIDATFGNGNLRDAVRLPPGEDLNEWLAVNTVDFFNQVNILYGTLMEFCTPSTCPTMTAGSKFEYRWADGVQIKKPIEVSAPKYVEYLMDWIEIQLDDESIFPKKLGTPFPQNFRDVVKTIFKRLFRVYAHIYHTHFQKIVSLKEEAHLNTCFKHFTLFTCEFKLIDKAELAPLIDLIESIVTVC